A section of the Virgibacillus sp. NKC19-3 genome encodes:
- a CDS encoding M24 family metallopeptidase, with translation MSNRIETLMKEMERNHLDGMLVTSTANFYYLSGYYTDPHERLIAVYISTSLDPLLIVPAMEVDDAKKAGWSFTIIGYHDHENPWQLFAETLQSNGKVPKSLGIEYDHITLERYESIKDNLPDTAISNAQEIVANLRVMKNKKEYTLLKQAAELADLGIDTGIKAIKEGVSELDVIAQIEFELKKHGVQQMSFQTMALSGIQTASPHGTPSMKKISAGDLILFDLGVVFEGYCSDISRTVAYKTITEEQEKIYNTVLAAQEKAIKASQPLTPVGNIDKAARDHIDKSGYGDYFTHRIGHGLGIQTHEYPSMHGNNKLSLKPGMCYTIEPGIYVPEAGGVRIEDMIFMTEKGPEILTKSSKKLQIIE, from the coding sequence ATGTCAAATCGAATAGAAACACTAATGAAAGAAATGGAACGGAACCATTTAGATGGGATGCTCGTTACATCAACCGCCAATTTTTATTATTTGAGTGGTTACTACACAGATCCACATGAACGTTTAATTGCGGTTTATATAAGTACTTCGCTTGATCCGTTATTAATAGTACCCGCTATGGAAGTTGACGATGCGAAGAAAGCCGGCTGGAGCTTTACAATAATTGGCTATCACGATCACGAGAACCCATGGCAGTTGTTCGCAGAGACCTTACAAAGCAACGGGAAAGTTCCAAAGTCACTTGGTATTGAGTATGATCATATTACACTTGAGCGTTATGAATCCATAAAAGATAATCTCCCTGATACAGCTATTTCAAACGCACAAGAAATAGTGGCCAACTTGCGTGTTATGAAAAATAAAAAAGAATATACTTTGTTAAAACAAGCGGCGGAACTGGCTGATTTAGGTATAGATACAGGGATTAAAGCCATTAAAGAAGGAGTTAGTGAACTGGACGTTATCGCTCAAATCGAATTTGAATTAAAGAAACACGGTGTACAACAAATGTCCTTTCAGACAATGGCACTATCAGGAATTCAAACAGCCTCTCCACATGGAACCCCGTCCATGAAAAAAATTAGTGCAGGCGATTTAATCCTGTTTGATCTTGGTGTTGTTTTTGAGGGATATTGTTCTGATATTTCAAGAACAGTTGCCTATAAAACCATAACAGAAGAGCAAGAAAAAATTTATAACACAGTGTTAGCTGCCCAAGAAAAAGCAATTAAAGCGTCACAACCCCTAACACCCGTCGGCAACATTGATAAAGCGGCAAGAGATCATATCGACAAATCTGGTTATGGCGATTACTTCACACATCGGATCGGGCATGGATTAGGCATTCAAACACATGAATATCCTTCGATGCATGGGAATAATAAGTTGTCACTGAAGCCAGGAATGTGCTATACCATCGAACCGGGCATCTACGTCCCTGAAGCAGGCGGTGTTCGTATTGAAGATATGATCTTCATGACGGAAAAAGGCCCCGAAATCTTAACCAAATCGTCCAAGAAA